GGTCGCAGAACTCCCAGAGCTTCGCTCTGGTCGCAGAAATCAGCATTTCAGAATCAGGGTGCCCCCTTCGCTCCGCTACGGGGACACGGAGCGGGCGCAACGGAAACCGATGCTGTAGTGCCTACTTGATGGGGCGTAGTTGTAGCGATAGGCAACCCGCAGGTCGGATCCATTATGGCTCCAGGAACCGCCACGCAGAACGCGGTAATCGCCACTCTCTGGCCCGGTGGGATTCTCCGTAGGGGAGACTGCATAATAGCCGCTGTCATACCAGTCTT
This Chloroflexota bacterium DNA region includes the following protein-coding sequences:
- a CDS encoding SUMF1/EgtB/PvdO family nonheme iron enzyme yields the protein ATGQANFCDSNCSYDWKNTDIDDGYAQTSPVGEYEPNGYGVYDMAGNIWEWVEDWYDSGYYAVSPTENPTGPESGDYRVLRGGSWSHNGSDLRVAYRYNYAPSSRHYSIGFRCARSVSP